One region of Juglans regia cultivar Chandler chromosome 4, Walnut 2.0, whole genome shotgun sequence genomic DNA includes:
- the LOC108990219 gene encoding uncharacterized protein LOC108990219: MATQVTESQGIQSYRDRAEIYHGVALCKQKTRELLEGISLPKGLLPLDIEEMGHDPSSGFVWMKQKSKKEHKFKRINKVVSYDAEVTVFAEKGRLRKLTGVKSKEILIWVALSDIYLENPSSDKLVFGIPSGLTRTYPASAFDLEEDKADGQKNKN; this comes from the coding sequence ATGGCAACTCAAGTTACAGAATCTCAAGGGATTCAGTCTTACAGAGACAGGGCAGAGATATACCATGGGGTAGCTCTCTGCAAGCAGAAAACTCGTGAACTGTTAGAGGGGATCTCTCTCCCTAAAGGCCTCCTTCCACTGGACATCGAAGAGATGGGGCATGACCCTTCATCTGGCTTTGTTTGGATGAAGCAGAAGAGCAAGAAAGAGCATAAGTTCAAGCGAATCAACAAGGTCGTCTCTTATGATGCAGAGGTCACCGTCTTTGCAGAGAAAGGCAGGCTGAGGAAACTTACTGGTGTGAAGAGCAAGGAGATTCTGATTTGGGTTGCACTTTCCGATATCTATCTTGAAAATCCTTCTTCAGACAAGCTTGTGTTTGGGATCCCCAGTGGCTTGACTCGGACGTATCCAGCTTCAGCTTTTGACCTCGAAGAAGACAAGGCTGATGGTCAGAAGAACAAGAACTGA